In Rana temporaria chromosome 3, aRanTem1.1, whole genome shotgun sequence, a single window of DNA contains:
- the LOC120931019 gene encoding olfactory receptor 5B12-like: MLMDIKNETKVTMFEFSGLTNDKELVPFLFIFIFLVYLVTLVGNMGMIAIVFVFSSLHTPMYYFLSSLSLVDIFYSSVITPNMLSQFLSLKKSISFLGCAAQYYFFCALGSTEVILLSSMSYDRYVAICHPLHYTLIMTKKKCFGLVIYSSSISFLQSVVQTICVFSLPFCGSNLIDHFYCDIPPLIRLSCSDNLHCDMVTGGLVAACGIFSLTTIFLSYALIFRSIFRMTSTKSRQKAFSTCSSHIICVSVFVTAVFFVYLRPHSGGFDKQDKVASVFYTAVSPMLNPLIYSLRNQEVKRVLAQALQKHF; the protein is encoded by the coding sequence ATGTTGATGGACATAAAAAATGAGACAAAAGTGACCATGTTTGAGTTTTCTGGACTAACTAATGATAAAGAACTTGTCCCATTCCTATTCATTTTCATATTTTTAGTTTATCTGGTGACCCTGGTAGGAAACATGGGGATGATAGCTATTGTCTTTGTCTTCTCCAGCCTTCACACTCCAATGTATTACTTCCTGAGTAGTCTCTCTTTGGTGGATATCTTCTACTCCTCGGTTATCACTCCAAATATGTTGTCTCAATTCCTTTCCCTCAAAAAGTCCATTTCATTTCTTGGTTGTGCTGCCCAATATTACTTCTTTTGTGCATTAGGGAGCACAGAAGTAATTCTTCTCTCCTCCATGTCCTATGACCGCTATGTGGCTATCTGCCACCCTCTACACTACACCTTGATAATGACCAAGAAGAAATGTTTTGGTTTGGTCATTTATTCCTCTTCCATTAGTTTCTTGCAGTCGGTTGTGCAGACCATTTGTGTGTTCAGTCTTCCATTCTGTGGATCGAACCTTATTGACCATTTCTACTGTGACATTCCACCACTGATCAGGTTATCCTGTTCCGATAATCTCCATTGTGATATGGTAACTGGTGGACTTGTAGCGGCTTGTGGAATATTTTCATTGACAACCATCTTCCTTTCATATGCTTTAATATTTCGTTCAATTTTTAGGATGACTTCAACTAAGAGCAGGCAGAAGGCCTTCAGTACATGTTCCTCACATATTATTTGTGTCTCGGTCTTTGTTACAGCTGTTTTCTTTGTGTATCTTCGTCCTCATTCTGGGGGATTCGACAAACAAGACAAGGTGGCCTCTGTCTTCTATACAGCGGTGTCCCCAATGTTGAATCCTCTTATCTACAGCCTGAGGAACCAAGAGGTGAAGCGGGTTCTTGCTCAAGCAttgcaaaaacatttttga